In a single window of the Streptomyces cinnabarinus genome:
- a CDS encoding DUF1330 domain-containing protein translates to MTAYAIAHLREITPHAEIAEYIERITATFEPYGGRFLVHGVREQETVEGYWPGDVVMIGFPGIGQAREWWGSAAYQEIAPLRSRHIKGDIILVEGVAEGYDPATTAQALRDGLDGDA, encoded by the coding sequence ATGACCGCCTACGCCATAGCCCATCTGCGCGAGATCACCCCGCACGCCGAGATCGCCGAGTACATCGAGCGGATCACCGCCACCTTCGAGCCGTATGGCGGGCGGTTCCTGGTGCATGGGGTGAGGGAGCAGGAGACGGTGGAGGGCTATTGGCCCGGTGATGTGGTGATGATCGGGTTTCCCGGGATCGGACAGGCCCGGGAGTGGTGGGGCTCGGCCGCCTATCAGGAGATCGCCCCGCTCAGGTCACGGCACATCAAGGGCGACATCATCCTTGTCGAGGGGGTCGCCGAGGGCTACGACCCGGCCACCACCGCGCAGGCGCTCCGGGACGGCCTGGACGGCGACGCCTAG
- a CDS encoding FAD-binding oxidoreductase, with amino-acid sequence MERRTFMAGGAAVLTAATTAACSGTGTGTGAKDRAGTRTTGPAPNPALRTTAASAPAPATWSALAQDLDGPLIRPGDTAWPSAHQLYNTRFDTLKPTAVAYVAHPDDIRTTLAYARAHNLRVAIRNGGHSYAGWSSGNGRLIIDVSKLNRIRTASGTAVIGAGAKLIDVYRGLAAKGVTIPAGSCPTVGVSGLTLGGGHGVVSRAYGLTCDSLTQATIITADGKQLTTNATKNKDLFWALRGAGNGNFGIVTELQFKTHPAPQAVTAYMSWPWSKAAAVLKAWQEWGPTQPDEIWSSFHLANATGGTPTVSVAAFSLGTYGELQNAVDRLADRIGAPATSVSLRRRSYEESMELYAGCSSFTTDAQCHLPGSTPGRSPQGALNRETYAAKSDFFDRSISAAGIQTLLAKMKSVRGGSGSIALTALGGAVNRVDPTATAFVHRRSRMLAQYIAAWRAGTSGTTAQSWLTEAHTAMKPYASGAAYQNYTDPALKDWRQAYYGDAAPRLARLKKQYDPKGFFTFPQAL; translated from the coding sequence ATGGAACGGCGTACCTTCATGGCCGGCGGCGCAGCCGTGCTCACGGCGGCCACCACCGCCGCCTGCTCAGGCACAGGCACCGGCACAGGCGCCAAGGACAGGGCAGGCACCCGCACCACCGGCCCCGCCCCCAACCCAGCCCTCCGCACCACCGCCGCCTCCGCCCCCGCCCCCGCCACTTGGTCCGCCCTCGCCCAAGACCTGGACGGCCCCCTCATCCGCCCCGGCGACACCGCCTGGCCCAGCGCCCACCAGCTCTACAACACCCGCTTCGACACCCTGAAGCCCACAGCCGTCGCCTACGTCGCCCACCCGGACGACATCCGCACCACCCTGGCCTACGCCCGCGCCCACAACCTCCGCGTAGCGATCCGCAACGGCGGCCACTCCTACGCCGGCTGGTCCTCCGGCAACGGCCGCCTGATCATCGACGTCTCCAAGCTCAACCGCATCCGCACAGCCTCCGGCACAGCCGTCATCGGCGCGGGCGCCAAACTCATCGACGTCTACCGAGGACTCGCCGCGAAGGGCGTCACCATCCCCGCCGGCTCCTGCCCCACCGTGGGCGTCTCCGGCCTCACCCTCGGCGGCGGCCACGGCGTCGTCTCCAGGGCCTACGGCCTGACCTGCGACAGCCTCACCCAAGCCACGATCATCACGGCGGACGGAAAGCAACTCACCACCAACGCCACCAAGAACAAGGACCTCTTCTGGGCCCTGCGAGGCGCCGGCAACGGCAACTTCGGCATCGTCACCGAACTCCAGTTCAAGACCCACCCGGCCCCGCAGGCCGTGACGGCGTACATGTCCTGGCCCTGGTCGAAGGCCGCCGCCGTACTGAAGGCATGGCAGGAATGGGGCCCGACCCAGCCCGACGAGATCTGGTCGTCGTTCCACCTCGCGAACGCGACCGGCGGCACCCCCACCGTCTCCGTCGCCGCCTTCTCCCTCGGCACCTACGGCGAACTCCAGAACGCCGTGGACCGCCTCGCCGACCGCATCGGCGCCCCCGCGACCAGCGTCTCGCTGCGCCGCCGCTCCTACGAGGAGTCGATGGAGCTGTACGCCGGCTGCTCCTCCTTCACCACCGACGCCCAGTGCCACCTCCCCGGCAGCACCCCGGGCCGCTCCCCGCAGGGCGCCCTGAACCGCGAGACGTACGCCGCGAAGTCGGACTTCTTCGACCGTTCGATCTCCGCGGCGGGCATCCAGACCCTGCTCGCCAAGATGAAGTCGGTCCGCGGCGGCTCCGGCAGCATCGCGCTCACCGCACTCGGCGGCGCCGTCAACCGCGTCGACCCCACGGCGACCGCGTTCGTGCACCGCCGCTCGCGCATGCTGGCCCAGTACATCGCCGCCTGGCGGGCTGGCACGAGCGGCACCACGGCCCAGTCGTGGCTGACCGAGGCCCACACGGCGATGAAGCCGTACGCCTCGGGCGCGGCCTACCAGAACTACACGGACCCGGCCCTGAAGGACTGGCGCCAGGCGTACTACGGCGACGCCGCGCCCCGCCTGGCCCGGCTGAAGAAGCAGTACGACCCGAAGGGCTTCTTCACGTTCCCGCAGGCGCTGTGA
- a CDS encoding phosphatase PAP2 family protein has protein sequence MAGLAASGSNPDVELLYDINGLAKDAPEWFDRVMEFVGEYGLLVAMVLVVVWCWWSVRRKGGEDAASSVAALVWAPLAAALAVLVNVPIRGFVERPRPFLDHQGLEVLVSGKTDFSFVSDHATITMAMGVGLFVANRKFGLLGIGLALLEGFCRIYMGVHYPTDVVGGFALGTAVTLLLSPVASALLTPVMKAVERSPRAGWLVRSLKESSYDGQGAVVPGARKENAGAEERDLAA, from the coding sequence ATGGCTGGACTCGCCGCATCCGGGTCGAACCCCGACGTCGAGCTGCTTTACGACATCAATGGCCTGGCCAAGGACGCGCCCGAGTGGTTCGACCGGGTCATGGAGTTCGTCGGTGAGTACGGGCTGCTGGTCGCCATGGTCCTGGTCGTGGTGTGGTGCTGGTGGTCCGTGCGGCGCAAGGGCGGGGAGGACGCCGCCTCGTCCGTCGCCGCGCTGGTGTGGGCACCGCTCGCCGCCGCTCTTGCCGTACTCGTGAACGTGCCGATACGGGGCTTTGTGGAGCGGCCCCGTCCGTTCCTCGACCATCAAGGTCTTGAAGTCCTGGTCTCCGGCAAGACCGACTTCTCCTTCGTGAGCGATCACGCGACGATCACCATGGCCATGGGCGTCGGGCTCTTCGTCGCCAACCGGAAGTTCGGGCTGCTCGGGATCGGGCTCGCGCTGCTCGAGGGCTTCTGCCGCATTTACATGGGCGTGCACTATCCGACCGATGTCGTCGGCGGGTTCGCGCTCGGCACGGCCGTCACCCTGCTGCTCTCGCCGGTCGCCTCGGCGCTGCTGACGCCCGTCATGAAGGCGGTCGAGCGGTCGCCGCGGGCCGGGTGGCTGGTGCGGTCCCTGAAGGAGTCGTCGTACGACGGGCAGGGCGCCGTCGTTCCCGGGGCGCGCAAGGAGAACGCCGGGGCGGAGGAACGGGATCTGGCGGCCTAG
- a CDS encoding PrsW family glutamic-type intramembrane protease: MAVAAIWGVLQLFAISWPTRSVRLSTVLLAFAVGAYGCGVATALVQLGYTRSYAEQSGQSLVTVVNTTGYLVAPWVEELLKATPLLLAGLSLKVRRQWGLTDFVVVGAALGAGFGLLEAVLRFGLDADRAMVRDGGWIVPDSLSPPYVPGLGQVLTSWLPAPFSQLSLGGPAVTETFTHLVWTATAGFGVGLLWRTRGSLRLLSILPITAAAAHHTVNNYAVQEHSDKAEQWLESLDGVAWAAPLVCLALAMVIDLRQLHRGKRTVPGILLASERTDGDSPAALLRYAAWRLPWSLLIVLRYVRLRRSLLYATASAPPDDTRDVHRLVAGITTRMDASDNQHAWQALNIRAWLKAVRRSRRSRERWLLLIPCVLMLPALLFLGVGSFTSTAGLQEYFSTGAGPKILMGFGAAALAWIAYQLTTLIRTWRQTSAQPLAEPLAAHRFRLGTALGAGTTGVLLLWRGLGDAGPDGRAVRTLHLLEALNTFLIYLGFALLLLSLLALFPPGTLALAGTGAVGALTTEAALNAGVLGTAGVVLMAVGAQGTGGSEPGSGKSDGVPQWLRDKWNQGREFNKENWPRYPANEVYLENGKFLDSYRPGKEIVSRKQTQISKLKPESFKEYLREIKQKYKAGTKIPDTPKARAEYPSLIGKPLKGKYYLEVPVQLKPVPDWALKEAANHGVIIRDVQGFIYRLPKGTG, encoded by the coding sequence ATGGCGGTAGCCGCCATCTGGGGCGTGCTGCAGCTGTTCGCGATTTCCTGGCCGACGCGGTCGGTACGTCTGTCGACCGTGCTGTTGGCCTTCGCGGTGGGTGCGTACGGATGCGGTGTGGCGACGGCGTTGGTGCAGCTCGGCTACACCCGTAGCTACGCGGAACAGTCGGGGCAGTCGCTGGTGACGGTGGTGAACACCACCGGCTACCTGGTGGCTCCCTGGGTGGAGGAGTTGCTCAAGGCCACCCCGTTGCTGCTGGCGGGGTTGAGCCTGAAGGTCCGCCGCCAGTGGGGACTGACCGACTTCGTGGTCGTGGGCGCGGCGCTGGGCGCCGGGTTCGGGCTGCTGGAGGCGGTACTCCGGTTCGGCCTGGACGCGGACCGGGCGATGGTCCGCGACGGGGGTTGGATCGTCCCCGACAGCTTGTCCCCGCCGTACGTGCCGGGCCTGGGGCAGGTGCTGACGTCCTGGCTACCGGCACCATTCAGCCAGCTGAGCCTGGGCGGACCAGCAGTCACGGAAACGTTCACGCACCTGGTGTGGACGGCGACGGCCGGTTTCGGCGTCGGGCTGCTCTGGCGCACCCGCGGATCGTTACGCCTGCTCTCGATCCTTCCGATCACGGCCGCCGCCGCGCACCACACGGTGAACAACTACGCGGTACAGGAACACTCCGACAAAGCCGAGCAGTGGCTGGAGTCCCTGGACGGCGTGGCCTGGGCGGCACCACTCGTCTGCCTGGCCCTCGCCATGGTCATCGACCTGCGCCAACTCCACCGCGGCAAGCGCACCGTGCCCGGCATACTCCTCGCCTCCGAGCGCACCGACGGCGACAGCCCCGCAGCCCTCCTGCGCTACGCGGCCTGGCGCCTCCCATGGAGCCTGCTGATCGTCCTGCGCTACGTCAGACTGCGGCGCAGCTTGCTGTACGCCACCGCGTCGGCACCACCCGACGACACCAGGGACGTGCACCGACTGGTCGCGGGCATCACGACCCGGATGGACGCGTCCGACAACCAACACGCCTGGCAGGCCTTGAACATCCGCGCCTGGCTGAAGGCGGTTCGACGGTCCCGCCGCTCCCGGGAGCGATGGCTTCTCCTGATCCCCTGCGTGCTCATGCTCCCCGCACTCCTCTTCCTGGGCGTCGGCTCGTTCACCTCCACCGCCGGCCTCCAGGAGTACTTCAGCACCGGTGCGGGACCAAAGATCCTCATGGGCTTCGGCGCGGCCGCCCTGGCCTGGATCGCCTACCAACTCACCACCCTGATACGCACCTGGCGACAGACCTCCGCACAGCCACTGGCCGAACCACTGGCGGCCCACCGCTTCCGCCTCGGAACCGCGCTCGGAGCGGGAACCACCGGCGTCCTCCTCCTCTGGCGCGGCCTCGGAGACGCGGGCCCCGACGGCAGAGCCGTCCGCACGCTCCACCTCCTCGAGGCCCTGAACACCTTCCTGATCTACCTAGGCTTCGCCCTCCTCCTGCTCTCCCTCCTGGCCCTGTTCCCACCCGGAACCCTCGCCCTCGCCGGAACCGGAGCAGTCGGAGCCCTCACCACGGAGGCCGCACTCAACGCCGGCGTGCTTGGCACTGCCGGTGTCGTACTGATGGCGGTAGGTGCACAGGGAACGGGCGGGAGCGAACCGGGCAGCGGCAAGAGCGACGGGGTGCCGCAGTGGCTGCGTGACAAGTGGAACCAGGGGCGAGAGTTCAACAAAGAGAACTGGCCTCGCTACCCGGCCAACGAGGTCTACCTCGAGAACGGGAAGTTTCTCGACTCGTACCGACCCGGAAAGGAGATCGTCTCTCGCAAACAGACGCAGATATCGAAGCTCAAGCCGGAGTCGTTCAAGGAATATTTGCGTGAGATCAAGCAGAAGTACAAAGCGGGAACGAAAATACCGGATACACCAAAGGCGCGAGCAGAATACCCAAGCCTGATCGGGAAGCCCCTGAAGGGCAAATACTATCTGGAAGTCCCTGTCCAGTTGAAGCCTGTGCCAGACTGGGCGCTCAAGGAAGCAGCCAACCACGGCGTGATAATCCGTGACGTACAAGGTTTCATCTACCGGCTACCGAAGGGCACGGGCTGA
- a CDS encoding TetR/AcrR family transcriptional regulator → MVRMPETRPYHHGDLRTALLTAAERTLREKGAGSLSLRELAREVGVSHAAPGRHFKDKQALLNALALTGFERLARALAAAEDPALPLEPRLTALARAYLGFAIDNTELLELMYARKHDPDASEQMADAVEQTIGSLDRVLADAQRRGEIIQGDPEQLNLVTGATLHGVAGFISAGWLTPEAALAGADGLVHLLLHGLKPR, encoded by the coding sequence ATGGTGCGCATGCCCGAGACCCGCCCCTACCACCACGGAGACCTGCGCACCGCCCTGCTCACGGCAGCGGAACGCACCCTGCGGGAGAAGGGCGCCGGCTCCCTCTCACTGCGCGAACTGGCGCGCGAGGTCGGCGTCAGCCACGCCGCCCCCGGCCGGCACTTCAAGGACAAGCAGGCCCTGCTCAACGCCCTGGCGCTGACCGGGTTCGAGCGGCTCGCCCGCGCCCTGGCGGCGGCCGAGGATCCCGCGCTCCCCCTGGAGCCCCGGCTCACCGCCCTCGCCCGCGCCTACCTCGGCTTCGCCATCGACAACACCGAGCTGCTGGAACTGATGTACGCCCGCAAGCACGACCCCGACGCCTCCGAGCAGATGGCCGACGCCGTCGAGCAGACGATCGGGAGCCTGGACCGAGTCCTGGCGGACGCCCAGCGCCGCGGCGAGATCATCCAGGGCGACCCCGAGCAGCTCAACCTCGTCACCGGCGCCACGCTCCACGGCGTCGCCGGCTTCATCTCCGCCGGCTGGCTGACCCCGGAAGCGGCCCTGGCCGGCGCGGACGGTCTGGTCCACCTGCTGCTGCACGGCCTGAAGCCCCGCTGA
- a CDS encoding oxidoreductase, producing MTETKQQQSKQQQTKRRWTAADLPDLYGRTAVVTGANSGIGLTAADALARAGAHVVFAVRDPERGRAAAATVNGSTEVRRLDLADLTSVREFAAGWEDRPLDLLINNAGVMMLPKQRTKDGFEMQFGTNHLGHFALTNLLLPHITGRVVTVSSAAHRWGDGTIHFDDLNRDADYDPRRAYGQSKLANLLFTLELQRRLTESGSRVRALAAHPGYSATNLQSHAASPVARVGMRLSNRFMAQSDRAGALPTLYAATQDLPGASYVGPDGWGEWRGGPTLVSRSRAASDPGVARRLWTVSEELTGVRCPLEVQVA from the coding sequence ATGACCGAGACGAAGCAGCAGCAGTCGAAGCAACAGCAGACGAAGCGGCGGTGGACCGCGGCCGATCTTCCCGATCTGTACGGCCGTACGGCCGTCGTCACCGGTGCCAACAGCGGTATCGGGCTCACCGCCGCCGACGCGCTGGCCCGCGCGGGCGCGCATGTCGTCTTCGCCGTACGGGATCCGGAGCGCGGCCGGGCCGCCGCCGCGACGGTGAACGGCAGCACGGAGGTACGGCGGCTCGACCTGGCCGATCTGACTTCTGTGAGGGAGTTCGCGGCGGGCTGGGAGGACCGCCCGTTGGATCTGCTGATCAACAACGCGGGCGTGATGATGCTCCCGAAGCAGCGGACCAAGGACGGCTTCGAGATGCAGTTCGGCACCAACCACCTCGGGCACTTCGCCCTGACGAACCTGCTGCTGCCGCACATCACCGGCCGCGTCGTCACCGTCTCCTCCGCCGCCCATCGCTGGGGCGACGGCACGATCCACTTCGACGACCTGAACCGGGACGCGGACTACGACCCGCGCCGCGCGTACGGCCAGTCCAAGCTGGCGAACCTGCTGTTCACGCTGGAACTCCAGCGCCGGCTGACCGAGTCCGGCTCACGGGTGCGCGCCCTGGCCGCCCACCCCGGGTACTCGGCCACCAACCTCCAGAGCCACGCCGCCAGCCCCGTGGCCCGGGTCGGGATGCGGCTCTCCAACCGTTTCATGGCCCAGTCCGACCGCGCGGGCGCCCTGCCGACCCTGTACGCCGCCACCCAGGACCTGCCCGGCGCGAGCTACGTCGGCCCCGACGGCTGGGGTGAGTGGCGCGGCGGCCCCACGCTGGTGAGCCGCTCCCGGGCGGCGAGCGACCCGGGGGTGGCGCGGCGACTTTGGACGGTGTCGGAGGAACTCACGGGGGTGCGGTGTCCGTTGGAGGTGCAAGTGGCCTGA
- a CDS encoding PIG-L deacetylase family protein produces MPSLLAVYAHPDDESLFSGGVLARNAAEGGRTAVVTATWAEGTHRARELAEALTILGVPEKPRLLGYADSRVPSSAPGSPRLCDAPLDDSVGRLVAHIREFRPEIVVTHDAYGGVTGHEDHVHTHRVTALAVQAAGLERLYPEAGAPWRAGVLYLAAHPHSAIRALREFEEAGEDMWTVPDERITTTVDVRPWLDRKWAAVSAHRSEAQRGAAPGLLATLPAKARERILGTEWYIRQDLMSDTRKGETELTGR; encoded by the coding sequence ATGCCAAGTCTGCTCGCCGTGTATGCCCACCCGGACGACGAGTCCCTGTTCTCGGGCGGGGTGCTGGCCCGGAACGCCGCCGAGGGCGGACGTACGGCGGTGGTGACGGCCACGTGGGCCGAGGGCACGCATCGGGCCCGCGAACTCGCGGAGGCGCTGACGATATTGGGTGTTCCCGAGAAGCCTCGCCTGCTCGGATACGCCGACTCCCGCGTGCCGTCGTCCGCCCCCGGCAGCCCCCGTCTCTGCGACGCGCCCCTGGACGACTCGGTGGGCCGACTGGTCGCGCACATACGGGAGTTCCGTCCGGAGATCGTGGTCACCCATGACGCGTACGGCGGTGTGACCGGCCACGAGGACCATGTGCACACCCACCGAGTGACCGCATTAGCGGTACAGGCTGCGGGACTTGAGCGCCTGTACCCGGAGGCGGGCGCCCCTTGGCGGGCCGGCGTGCTCTACCTGGCCGCGCACCCGCACTCGGCGATCAGAGCTCTGCGCGAGTTCGAGGAGGCGGGCGAGGACATGTGGACGGTCCCGGACGAACGGATCACGACCACGGTCGACGTACGCCCCTGGTTGGACCGCAAGTGGGCCGCCGTGTCCGCCCATCGCAGCGAGGCGCAGCGCGGGGCGGCACCGGGGCTGCTGGCCACGCTCCCCGCAAAGGCCCGTGAACGGATTCTCGGCACGGAGTGGTACATCCGTCAGGACCTCATGTCAGACACCCGCAAGGGCGAGACGGAACTGACGGGACGCTAG
- a CDS encoding NlpC/P60 family protein: MGEGRLTVRKAWVVAGAAVAAGLSFVMLLVVGVYVVAGNLANGVGGGAKALAKGAVPAAYQTLVQKWGNLCPAINPALLAAQLYQESGFNPKAQSPAAAQGIAQFIPGTWATHGIDGDGDGDRDVWDPQDAIPSAASYDCELASYVKDVPGDATKNMLAAYNAGAYAVIKYGGVPPYSETQNYVKTITTLEQSFAAPVGRVDPSEQAAGAIAYAQKKLGTLYLWGGDGTAEDGGRFDCSGLTKAAYESVGVTLPRVANDQYNAGPHPARDELLPGDLVFFSDDLTNSRAIRHVGIYVGGGYMIDAPRTGAVIRFDPIDTPDYFGATRVTEDGAKALPTEV; the protein is encoded by the coding sequence GTGGGCGAGGGGCGGTTGACGGTGCGTAAGGCATGGGTCGTGGCGGGTGCCGCTGTCGCGGCGGGGCTCAGCTTCGTGATGCTGCTCGTCGTGGGGGTGTACGTCGTTGCCGGGAACCTGGCCAATGGGGTCGGGGGCGGGGCCAAGGCGCTGGCCAAGGGGGCGGTGCCGGCCGCGTATCAGACGCTGGTGCAGAAGTGGGGGAATCTCTGCCCGGCCATCAATCCCGCGCTGCTCGCCGCCCAGCTCTATCAGGAGAGCGGCTTCAATCCCAAGGCCCAGAGTCCGGCGGCCGCGCAGGGGATAGCGCAGTTCATTCCCGGGACGTGGGCCACGCACGGCATCGACGGTGACGGTGACGGGGACCGGGATGTCTGGGATCCGCAGGACGCCATTCCGTCCGCCGCGTCGTACGACTGCGAACTTGCCTCCTACGTCAAGGACGTGCCGGGCGACGCGACGAAGAACATGCTCGCCGCCTACAACGCCGGGGCGTACGCGGTCATCAAGTACGGGGGCGTGCCGCCGTACAGCGAGACCCAGAACTACGTGAAGACCATCACGACGCTGGAGCAGAGCTTCGCCGCGCCCGTCGGGCGGGTCGATCCCTCGGAGCAGGCCGCGGGGGCCATCGCCTACGCGCAGAAGAAGCTCGGCACGCTGTATCTGTGGGGCGGGGACGGGACCGCCGAGGATGGTGGGCGGTTCGACTGTTCCGGGTTGACCAAGGCCGCGTACGAGAGCGTCGGGGTCACGCTGCCTCGGGTGGCCAATGATCAGTACAACGCGGGGCCGCATCCGGCCAGGGACGAACTGCTTCCCGGGGATCTGGTGTTCTTCTCGGACGACCTCACCAACTCCCGGGCCATCCGGCATGTGGGGATTTATGTCGGTGGCGGGTACATGATCGATGCCCCGAGAACGGGTGCTGTGATCCGGTTCGACCCGATCGACACCCCCGACTACTTCGGGGCCACCCGGGTCACCGAGGATGGCGCGAAAGCGCTCCCCACCGAGGTTTAG